The genomic segment ATTGCTGCGCGGCGCCAGGCGGTAAAACCCTGGTACTTGCAGAGCGGAATCCGGAGGCGCGCATCGTTGCGTGCGAGGTGAGCGAGCCAAGGCTGCATGCACTGCGCGAGCGACTGAGTCCGCTCGGCGGTCGGATTGAGTGCAGGTTGGCCGATGCAACGCATCTTCCATTCGAAGCAGAATTCGATCTCGTCCTTGCCGACGTGCCTTGCACCGGAACGGGTACGCTGGGACGCAATCCTGAGATTCGCCACAGGCTCGTGGAGGGTGACTTCGCGCGTCAGGCAGAGCGTCAGAAGGAGATTCTGGCGAGTGCCCTCCGTGCGGTCCTGCCCGCCGGTCGGGTCGCATATTCCACTTGCTCGCTGGAACCAGAAGAGAATGAGCAGGTGATTGCAGCGGTTCTCGGCGCGACCGCAAGTGCTCGGTTGACCCCAATGCAAGCGCGCCTCGAGGAGATGGAGCGCGAAGGCATCCTCATCTCCGGTGCGGCGGCGAAGCTCAATCAGTGTGTCACACCCGCGGGTTATCTCAGGCTGCGCCCCGGCCAGTTCGGAACCGACGGATTCTTCGTCGCGCTCATCGAAAAAATGTGAGCGGCCGCCCTCATCCCGGCGGAAGCTGTAACTCTGAGTACTTACGTCCCAGCAGTGCGCACAGCGCTTCGATAACAAGTTCATGGTCGGCACGCATCGGAAGACCCGACACCGTAACGCTGCCCACGATGCCCGCGCCCGCGACGCTCAGCGGGAACGATCCTCCGTGCGTCGCGTAGTCGGCCAGCGGTAGCCCCTGCGATTCGCAGATGGTCTCGCCTTTGATCTTCTCTTTGATCCCGATTGCATAGGAGCTGTGATGGAAGCGGGCGACGACATTGTTCTTGCGACGAACCCATTCGACGTTATCGGGAGTGGTGCCGTCCATGGCGGCGTAGAAGAGCGGCTGACTGAAACGGCGGATGTCGATGACGACGGGGAGTCCGCGTTCTTCAGCAAGATCGCGCAGAAGCGAGCCCAGCTTCCACGCGGTCTGCGAGTCAAGTCGCGGAAGGACGAGTTCGCGCTCCTGCCGGGCGATGATTTCGAGATCTTCATGAAGGCCCATGACCCACTATCGTACAGGTTGACGGTTTAGATCTGATCAGGACTCGGCCGCTCCGTCCAGCGGAATCTCTTCAGGCGAAGTTTCCCGGCGCGGAATGATGCCGAGTTGCTCGTATATGGGTCGCATGTCGCGGCGGATTGCGCCTAGGCGGCCCCAGAAGAACAGGGAGCCGATGATGCAGGCGATGCCGCTGACGATGACGGTTCGGGGCGCGCCGATACGATGAGCCAGCGCGCCGGCGAGGAGGCTGCCGAACGGAGCCATTCCGACGAAGGCCATGGTGTAGTAGCTCATGACCCGACCACGCATTTTCTCGTCAACGAGCGTCTGCAGGATCGTGTTGCTGGTTGTTAATCCCTGCATCATGCCGAAGCCGGTGACCAGCATGGTGACGAGTGACAGCCACTGGCTGTGCGAGAAGCCGAATGCGATGAGACCGACGCCGAAGATAGCCGCGGCGATCGGAATCATCTTGGTGAGTCCGCGGACGGAGCGGCGCACTACGAGCGAGAGGGCAGAGACCAGCGAGCCAACGCCGACCGCGCCCATGAGGAAGCCGAGGGTGTGGGGGCCGCCGTGCAGCACCTGCGCGGCAAAGATGGGCATGAGTACCATGAACGGCCAACCCATCAGGCTGAGCAGTGCGAAGAGCAGAAGGATGCCACGAATGGGGCGCGAACCCGCCACGTAAGTCCAGCCCTGACGCAGTTGCTCGAGCATGGTCACGCCGTGATGATGCATTGTCTCGGGCTTGACGCGCATCATGAGCAGCGAAGCGATCACTGCGATGTAGCTGATGCCGTCGATGAAGAAGCACCAGCCCTCATTGGTGGCAGCGATGACCACTCCGGCAAGGGAAGGGCCGATGAGACGCGCCGCATTCACCATTGAAGAATTGATGGCGATGGCGTTCGAAAGGTCTGCGCGCTCTTCCACCATGCGGATCATGAACGACTGGCGGCCCGGCATGTCGAAGGCGTTGATGACGCCCTGGAACGCGCTGAGGATGAGAATCTCAGTGATCGTGATGCGGTTGGACAGTGTGAGCCACGCCAGCAGCAGCGACTGCAGCATGGCTAACGCCTGGGTCCAGACGAGAACCTTGCGGCGGTCAATGCGGTCGACGACGACCCCGGCGAGCGGTGCCAGAAGAAACGTAGGGATCTGGCCAGCGAAGCCAACTGTGCCCAGCAACACGGCAGATTTGGTGAGCCGATACACGAGCCACGAGGTGGCAACCCGTGTCATCCATGTGCCGATGAGCGAAATACTTTGTCCGCCGAAGAAGAGGCGGAAGTTGCGGTGGCGGAGGGCTCGCCACGCGTGCGACATGCCTTCGTTCGGCGCGTCTTCTGCTGCGCCAGATTGTCGCGAGTCGCTTGCCATTCGCTGATTAGATGCTGGGCGGTGCGCTTCGGACTGAGTTAACGAGCCACAGTGAGATGGACCTGCATGCTCTGATCAACGCGAGAGCCTGGCGACGGCTGCTGCGCGAGAACCGAGCCGGGTGTGACCGGCGGTTTGGGGGGTGCGTTACCCTGGCCCACCGGGGGAATCGCGACGTCTACGAATGTTGGGGGAGCAAAGGTTATGCCCACGCGGCTAAGCGCGGTTTGCGCGGCCACGATCGGAGTGCCGGTGAAGTCGGGCATTACAAATCCGTCCGCTGCCTCATCTGGAGGCGCGGCGACAAGCAGATTCACGCTGGGGCCTTCAATGCCCTGCGCATGTGCAGGCGGATCCTGCGCAAGCACGGTGCCTGCTGTCGTACCCGCATAGGGCAGTTGCGCATTGACTCCGACAGAAAGGCCCACACGGCGCAGGTTCAACGCAGCCACGCGCTCATCGGTGCCGACGGTGTTGGGCACCTCAACCTTCTGCGGACCGAGGCTCTCGGATACGCGCACACGCCACTCGCGGCGGACAACGGAGCCGGCGGCCGGTGATTGCGTCAGGATGTGTCCCGCGGCCACGCCGGATGAGTAATAGCGGTTGTCGACATCGAGATTCAGGCCCAGGGCAGCCGTCTCGCTGCGCGCCTCGGCGACGGTCATATCTTTCAGGGCAGGCACCTGCACTTCTGCACCGTGAATGGCGAAGTGCATGGTGGTGATGGCTGCCAGGAGCGCGATGGCCACCAGCATCACCACTAACAACCCAGCGCGAAAAAAACGGACGATGGGATGTATCTCCTGCCGCTTTGCCGATGGTCTCATGGCTCCGGTTCTCCGTCGGGATACACGATCTCGTAGTCGATGGTGGCCGCCTTTTCGAGCATCTTCGATACGGAGCAATATTTGTTCTTGGAGAGCGAAACCGAATCTTCCACAGCTTTGCGGCTCAGCTTGCTGCCACGCACCGCATAGGTGAGCTTGATGTGCGTGAAAACGCGCGGCGGCTCTGGCGCGCGCTCGGCAACGGCGCTGACGCGAAGACCGGTCACGTCCTGGCGCTTCTTTTTGAGAATGGAGACGACGTCGACGGACGTGCAACTGCAGAGCGCGGCGAGCACTGCTTCCATGGGGCTGGGGCCGTTCGGGTACGGAGCATCCGTGTCGAACTGGATCTTGTTACCGCTTTCCGTAACGCCTTCAAAGACGCCGTCGTGCTTCCATTCGCTGTGAGCGACCATGCTTCTAACCCTCTATCGCGTATTATCGGTCACCGGCTCGGGATGGATGGTGACACGGTTGACTTCAGGGCACTCGAGCTTGAGACGATCTTCGAGACCGGTGATGACTTCATGGACACGCAGCATGGGGAGTTTGTCAGGCAACGTGCAGTGGCACGAAAGATCGACGTGATCATGAGCGCGTAAAACCGTTAGTTCATGCACGTCTACGATTTCAGGAAATGATTTCGCCGCTGCGCGCAATGCTATTTCGATACGACGGTCGTCCACGACGATCTCGTCCGGCTGCTCGATGGTGGCGGGTTCGCTCTCAATGTGAGTCAGAACCGAGTCCACTTCCGGAGCCTCGCGAAGAATCTCCTGCTCCATGCTGGTGATGAATGAGTGGGCGTCGAGCAGCGGCATGTTTTCGTCCAGCTCGACGTGCTGCTCCACACGCAAGCGCCCCTGGTGTGATTGAACGCTGAGCTCATGGACCGAGACGTTGTTACGGGCTGCAACCGCGCGAACGCGATCGAAGATACTTTGGGCGTTCGTCTGGCGCGGAACGGTGTGGATGACGACATCGGCCTGTGGCACAATGCGCTGCACGGCTTCGGTCGCGGCACGAACCAGTTCGCCCGTGTGCTCGAAGGTGGTGCGGCTGGGCAGCGCGAGAGTGAGATCCGCGAAGTACGCTGCTCCGGAACGGCGCACGCGGACCTGCTCAACGGCGAGGACTCCTTCGACGCCTTCAACTTCATCGACGACGCGCTTGCGCGTTTCGACCGGGATCTGGTCAGTGAGAGCGCCTATGGTCTCGCGCGTGAGGTGCCAGGTCATGCGCAGGATCATCAGCGACACGACGACAGCCGCAAAGGGATCGGCATAACGCAATCCGGGAATGCCGAACTGCTTTCCGGCCCAGCTTGCGGCGAGACCGCCGAGCACCGCGAGCGTAGCCCATATATCGGAGGCGAAGTGAAACGCATCGGTAGCCAGAGCCGGAGATCCGGTGCGGCGCGCAACTTCGCGCAATTGGCGCGAGCGCCAGTAGTCCACGGCGATGGATGTGACCAGCACGAGGACCGGCCACATCGAATGTCGGAGTTCAACGCTGTGGCTGTATATGCGCTGCAGCGCTTCATAGATGATCCATGCGCAGGAGATCGCCATCAGGCCGGCTTCGATAAAGGCCGAGATGTTCTCGACCTTACCGTGACCGTATGGATGGTTTTCATCGGCGGGCCGATCAGAGACCCGGACCGACAGGAAGGTGAGCCCCGCGCCGGCGAGATCGAGGCCGGAGTGGGCAGCATCGGAGAGTACGCCGAGAGATCCGGAGACGATGCCAGCGGCAACCTTGAGCGCCGTCATTGCCGCCGCGGCTAGCATGGAGTGCAGGGCGACGCGGCGCTTTTCTGCCGATATGCTTTCGAGGCTCTGAACTCCGGAACTCATCTCGATAAGCCTACTATCAGGTTCGCGTTGCCGTGTAGAGTCCGGCGATGCCGAAGGTGTAAGGCTGCCAAGCACAATCGTCATAGCCGACTGCGCGCATCATTTGAAGCATCTGCGGAGGCGGCGGAAAGTTGCCGACCGAAGTTGGAAGGTAGTTGTACGGGCCGTCCTTGCCGCAGATCATGCGCCCAATCGCGGGCAGAACACGACGAAAGTAAATGGCGTAGGCTTTGCCGATGAGGCCGCCGGGCTCGCTGAAGTCGAGTATGCCCAGTTGTCCGCCGGGCTTAAGCACGCGATGAAACTCGCGCAGGCCGCCTTCGTAGTTCGACAGGTTGCGAAAGCCGAACGCAGTCACGATCAGATCGAGCGATTCGCTGCGCAGAGGGAGATGCATGGCGTCGGCCTCAAGTGCGATGGCTCCGCGGCCCGCGAACTTGCGTGCGCCTCGCGAAAGCATGGCGCGCGCGAAGTCGCCGGCGAGAACGGGACGAGCGCCGGTGGGGCGGTGTTTGAGCAGGGCCATGGTCATGTCGCCCGTGCCGCAGCAGATGTCGAGAATGGCCGCGTCGGGGTTCGACAGGATGGTGCGGAAGCGCCGCGCGGTGCGCCGCCACCAGAGGCGATCGATATTTGCGGAAAGGACGTGGTTCAGCAGGTCGTAACGCGGCGCGATGGAGTTAAACATCTGCTGGACGGCCTGCGCCGCGCTAGACTCATTGTCTGCGCCTGCCGGTTTTGCGCCCGAGACCGGCATCAGGCATGCCTTTCAGCGGCGCGAGCCAGCATGTATGCCGCTGCGCTTTCCAATTCGGCTGGAGTTACATCTTCGACGACGCCTGCATCGCCGATTCCTACCGGAAGTACGAATCGGCGCACGCCGCCGGTGTTTTTCTTGTCGGATCCGCTGGCGGCCACGAGTTTACCCGGGCGCAGCTTGAGAGGCGGCAAAGGACCGTATAGATACACCAGGCTCTCGAGACGCTCGCCCTGGCGGCTGCTGATGGTGCCCCGCTTTTTGGCAAGATGCAGTGCGGCGATCATGCCCCAGCCGACAGCCTCGCCATGCAGCAGCGCCTTGTAGCGCGTAACCTGTTCGATGGCGTGGCCGAGAGTGTGGCCGAAGTTGAGAATCATGCGCAGGCCGCTTTCGCGTTCATCGCGATTGACGACGTCGGCCTTCATGCGAACCGAGGCGGCGATTACTTTTTCGAGAGCCTTGGGGTCGCGCCTTAGCACGTCGTCGACGTGTTCTTCCATAAAGCGCACCAGGGTGCGGTCGCGGATGATGCCGGCCTTGATGCTTTCCATCAAACCGGAGCGCAACTCGCGATCGGGCAAAGTGCCGAGCACACCGATATCCGCGAAGACGGCGAGGGGATGATGGAAGCTGCCGATGAGGTTCTTGCCCTCAGGGAGGTTGACACCGGTCTTGCCGCCGACTGAGGAATCAACCTGGGCGAGGAATGTGGTGGGCACCTGCACGTAACGGATGCCGCGCATGAAGATGGCGGCGAGGAATCCGCCGACATCGCCGACGATGCCGCCACCGAATGCGATCAGCAGGGAACTGCGATCGCCGCCGGCGGCGATCATCTGACGCGCCATCTTCTCTACGTTGACGAGGTTCTTGTGCTTCTCGCCCGCAGGCAGAAACAGCGCAAGGGGCGGTTCTGGGAACGACTCCGAAAGTGCTTTGCCCCACAGCGCCCAGATCTCAGGCGATGTGAGGACGAAGATGCGTCGCGGAAGCCGCCCCGCGATGCGCTCAATGCGTGGCGCCAGCGAGCGCAAAAGTCCGCTGCCGACGAAGACGTCATACCGGGCCGATGGGGTTTCTACTCGTATGGTTTGCACGCTGCTCTTATCGTAATCCACCGGGAGTGCGAAGCAGAGCAGCGGGCTGTGCGGAGTTATGCGGTGTTTGGCCTGGCCATCCTGGCGTCAAGCTCAGGCGCACCGCAATAGAAGCTGCCGTAGAGTTCGCGGATGGTTGGATAGCATTCGCATGCTACCTGTTCCAGCCCTTCGGGGTCGGACACATGAATACGCCCGCGGCTGTAATGAATCAGGCCGCGCCTCTGTAGCTCGCCTGCGGCCGCGGTGACCGTGGTGCGCCGCGAACCCAGCATCACGGCAAGGAATTCCTGGGTGATGAAGAAGTTGTCGCTCTCGGTACGGTCACGGACCATCAGAAGCCAGCGTGCGAGACGTTCCTCAGCCTCGTGCAAGCGATTGCAGCCGGCAAGCTGACCGAAAATGGCGGTCTGGCTTTGCACGCCCTGTAGAACGCAGTTGCGCAGTTCCGCGCAGTCGTGGAACTCCCTCTGCAGTTCATGGAACGGCATGCGGAGGGCCGTGCTTTCCATCTGCACAATGCAGCGGTTTGGAATGCGGGCGTCTCCGAGAAGGTGGAAGCTCTCTACGAGACCTTCGCGGCCCCAGAGGCCCACCTCTGTGCTGGCTCCGTTGGACATCGAAACGACGATCGACGCCACTCCGGAGGTTAGGAAGTGCGCGTACTTGGGCACTTCGTCGGCCTCGTAGATGATCTCGCGAGGAGCCAGAGTTACGGTGCGCATACGCGCCACCAACGAGGCGCGATAACTCGGAGAAAGTGCTGTGAGCAGCAGATTCGATGGCTGAGCAACCATTGCGAATTTCGTCCAGTTGTTCATGTGCAGAAAGCCCCAAAAAGCTACTACCTCTTCGATGCGATTCTGCGCAGAAGGGAAAGTTGAGTTGCGGTTCGAAAAGGGATTATTTCATTCATAATCAAGAAATTATGTCCTGCAATGGACATAGAGAATGCTTTCGTCCATAACCCTCCTCAGCTTCCGCCAGGGTATGCACCGATTCGTTCCATGGAGCGTCGTTGACGCAGCAGAGGCTGAGTCCTGGCGACGCAGAATGGCTTCCGTTTTTTGTGCCAACCGGGTGAGCAGAGGAGCGGGTTGGCTGACAATCAGCCGCAGCAGGTGCTGCTCACAAAACCGGCTCGGGATACGCGAGGATACGAACGTCTAAGTATTCCTGCCGCACAATCCCCAGGACCGCCCGCCGCTACAACTGCGAACGGCTTTCATGTAATGTGACGCGATTTTTTCGCAGAGGGTTAGCCGCGGACCTTGACAGATAAGCAATGTTCATGCTGATCGGCTGACGTCAGGTAAATTGCATCTAAGTGTAGCTTGCGATAAGTTAGCCGGCTAACCGGTGCTGTAGCTGCAATTGCGCAAACTTCATGGCCTTGGCTGTCGCAATGCGCCATCCATAAGTGGACCCGATACAGCACGCTTTGATGCAAAGCGTTTCGAAAAGCCGAGCGCCTGCATGACGAGTGTGATGGCGATACAGATTGCGATCACTGTGTCGAACGGAAGCTTCTGCTGCTCTATCACCAAATATCCAATGGCGTGGGCGGCCGCAAGGGCAAAGACGGCGTAGTTCCAGCGCTGCAAACTTTTCCATTGGCGCGTGCCCAACCGGCGCAGCGACCAGTCGTTCGACATCGCGAGCAGAGCGGCGAGCAGCAGAACGCTGAGTGCTCCCGCGTAGTTTGAGAATCCGAAGACGTCGTGGCGCAGGCCGTGGTGATGCTCCTGCGGACCGTACACGTAGTAGAGCCAGGGCTTTCCGCGCAGATGAACACATTGGCCGACTGCCGTGTGAATGACTCCGAGAATGCCTGCCCATATGCCGATGTCGCGGCGCAGATCGCTGGAGACCGGATTGGTGCGCCGACGCAGAATGTTCCAGGGACCTGTGAGTAGTGTGATGGCAAGAAGCGCCATCGCCGGATACGCGGTTGAGAAGCTGAGGCGCGTGAGCACGTCGGGATAAGGGCGCGTGAAGTAGAGCGCAGATGCAGAGGCGCACGAGAGCAAGAAGAGCGGCAGGTGATGACGAAGCAGGCGTTTCTGCAGACGGCTCTTACGCGGTGAAGCAATGGGCCCGGTGTTCTTCAAAGCAGATTGATCCTTTGTTGTTGGTACGCGAATTTGGGGAGCGCGGAACACGATGATTATAGGGTTCCGAGTGCGTTGCATGTGTTTGTGCGCCGGGCTGGCTTTGATAGCCTCGAATCAATGAACATTGGGGGCATTTCGCGGGCGCGGTGCGACTTTCTGGTGATGGGCGCGGGCGTGGCCGGGCTTCGGGCGGCGCTCGAGTTGGCTGCACATGGCGACGTGCTTGTGGTCACCAAAGAGGCGGTCAAGGAATCGAACACTCACTACGCGCAAGGCGGCATTGCGGTTGCGGAGAACGACAGCGAAGATATTGCTCTGCATCTGGGCGATACCGTCAATGCCGGTGATGGACTGGTGCATCGGCCCGCGGCGCAGGTGATGGTGAGCGAGGGGCCGGAGCGCGTTGACGAGCTGATCGAGTGGGGCGCGCACTTCGATGAAGAGAACGGGCGCCTGTTGCGTACGCGCGAAGCAGCGCACTCATTGCCGCGTATTCTGCACGCGAACGGAGACGCTACAGGCGCGGAGATCAGCCGGTCACTGGCAACAATGGCGCGCTCGCACGGCAGCATTCGGTTTGCCGAGTGGACATGCGTTACGGAGCTGGTGGTGAGCGACGGCCGTGTTGTGGGCGCCGATCTGCTGGATGCGGGAAACAATGCGACGCGGGTGTGTGCGCGGGCTGTGCTGATTGCGGCGGGCGGCGCGGGACAGGTGTATTCCGATACGACGAACCCCGCTGTGGCTACTGGCGATGGGATTGCTCTTGCGGCGGAAGCAGGCGCGGAACTGGCAGATATGGAGTTCTACCAGTTTCATCCGACGGCGTTTTCGCTAGAGGGCGCTCCGAGGTTTCTGATTTCAGAGGCGCTGCGGGGCGAGGGTGCGTATCTGCGCAACGATCGCGGCGAGCGGTTCATGGAGCGGTATTCGCCGATGCTGGAGTTGGCTCCGCGGGCTGTGGTGGCGCGCGCCGTGGCGCGCGAGGGCATGGGCGAGCGGCTAGACGCGGTGAGGCCCGTGTATCTCGACATGCGCCATGTCAAAGGTATGGACCTGCAAAAGCGGTTCCCGGGGATCAGTGCGTTTCTGGCGAAGTATGGTCTGGAGCTGCAGCGCGATTTGATTCCGGTGCGGCCTGCGGCGCATTACATGATGGGCGGCGTGAAGACCGATCTGGATGGGCGGACTACGATGCCGGGCTTGTATGCGGCGGGCGAGGCCGCGTGCACGGGAGTGCATGGAGCGAACCGGCTGGCTTCCAATTCATTGCTGGAAGGGCTGGTGTTTGGTGCGCGGGCGGCGAAGGCCATGCTGGCGGATGGGCCGCCGAGTGTGGGTTCGCCGGAGCCGGGAGCTGCGCGGACGGCGATGGCACCCGAGGATGAGGAACTGGTAAGCGTCGTGGTCCAGAAGCTGCAGCGGCAGATGTGGAGCTATGCAGGGCTGCTCCGCGCGGAAGAGACGCTGCGGTTGGGCCTCGAGGGGCAAGGCGAATGCGAGCAGGTTGTGGAACGGCTTCTGCAGGAAGGCAAGCAGAGCCGGGCCTTGTTTGAGGCTCGCGCTGTGAGTAGCGTGGCGAAAACCATTCTGCGGTCGGCGCTGGCGCGAACGGAGAGCCGCGGCGCGCACTTTCGCAGTGATTATCCGCAGCGGAACGATGCGGAGTTTCAGAAGCACTCGATTGTGGGCCGCGGCGATGAGGTTGTGTTCGAAGCTTGGTAAGAGCTTCAGGGCACGGCGACGATTGCGTTGGGACGGGTTGGGTCGGTTCCGGTGGACGCGGTGGCGCCCGCTACCAGCTTGCCGGGCGTAGTCGTGTCGTAGGTGTAGGTACTGAGGTCGGGACTTCCGCCGGCATTCACGGCCAGCAGGTAGGTTCCGGTGTTTTCCTGCGCGAGGCCGACGGTGTTGGTGCCGGCATTGATGGTGTTGATCACGGCCCCGAGCGAGTAGACGCCGCCGGTGGAGACGATGGGGAAGCCGGTGATGTTGCTGGTAGTGCCGGCGCCGGTCACCGTCTTGTTGGCTACGTAGACATAGTTGGTCAGGGGCACGATGGCAGACGGGCCCGCGCCAGCGGTGGCGTAGGGCGAGCCGGAGACCTCGGCGATGTGCGTGGAACTGATGGTGAATACGCGCAGGCCGCCGGTCTGGGTGCCGGAGACGGCGACGGTTTCACCCAC from the Occallatibacter riparius genome contains:
- a CDS encoding heme-degrading domain-containing protein, whose product is MGLHEDLEIIARQERELVLPRLDSQTAWKLGSLLRDLAEERGLPVVIDIRRFSQPLFYAAMDGTTPDNVEWVRRKNNVVARFHHSSYAIGIKEKIKGETICESQGLPLADYATHGGSFPLSVAGAGIVGSVTVSGLPMRADHELVIEALCALLGRKYSELQLPPG
- a CDS encoding MFS transporter yields the protein MASDSRQSGAAEDAPNEGMSHAWRALRHRNFRLFFGGQSISLIGTWMTRVATSWLVYRLTKSAVLLGTVGFAGQIPTFLLAPLAGVVVDRIDRRKVLVWTQALAMLQSLLLAWLTLSNRITITEILILSAFQGVINAFDMPGRQSFMIRMVEERADLSNAIAINSSMVNAARLIGPSLAGVVIAATNEGWCFFIDGISYIAVIASLLMMRVKPETMHHHGVTMLEQLRQGWTYVAGSRPIRGILLLFALLSLMGWPFMVLMPIFAAQVLHGGPHTLGFLMGAVGVGSLVSALSLVVRRSVRGLTKMIPIAAAIFGVGLIAFGFSHSQWLSLVTMLVTGFGMMQGLTTSNTILQTLVDEKMRGRVMSYYTMAFVGMAPFGSLLAGALAHRIGAPRTVIVSGIACIIGSLFFWGRLGAIRRDMRPIYEQLGIIPRRETSPEEIPLDGAAES
- a CDS encoding PASTA domain-containing protein, coding for MRPSAKRQEIHPIVRFFRAGLLVVMLVAIALLAAITTMHFAIHGAEVQVPALKDMTVAEARSETAALGLNLDVDNRYYSSGVAAGHILTQSPAAGSVVRREWRVRVSESLGPQKVEVPNTVGTDERVAALNLRRVGLSVGVNAQLPYAGTTAGTVLAQDPPAHAQGIEGPSVNLLVAAPPDEAADGFVMPDFTGTPIVAAQTALSRVGITFAPPTFVDVAIPPVGQGNAPPKPPVTPGSVLAQQPSPGSRVDQSMQVHLTVAR
- a CDS encoding OsmC family protein — translated: MVAHSEWKHDGVFEGVTESGNKIQFDTDAPYPNGPSPMEAVLAALCSCTSVDVVSILKKKRQDVTGLRVSAVAERAPEPPRVFTHIKLTYAVRGSKLSRKAVEDSVSLSKNKYCSVSKMLEKAATIDYEIVYPDGEPEP
- a CDS encoding cation-efflux pump, producing MSSGVQSLESISAEKRRVALHSMLAAAAMTALKVAAGIVSGSLGVLSDAAHSGLDLAGAGLTFLSVRVSDRPADENHPYGHGKVENISAFIEAGLMAISCAWIIYEALQRIYSHSVELRHSMWPVLVLVTSIAVDYWRSRQLREVARRTGSPALATDAFHFASDIWATLAVLGGLAASWAGKQFGIPGLRYADPFAAVVVSLMILRMTWHLTRETIGALTDQIPVETRKRVVDEVEGVEGVLAVEQVRVRRSGAAYFADLTLALPSRTTFEHTGELVRAATEAVQRIVPQADVVIHTVPRQTNAQSIFDRVRAVAARNNVSVHELSVQSHQGRLRVEQHVELDENMPLLDAHSFITSMEQEILREAPEVDSVLTHIESEPATIEQPDEIVVDDRRIEIALRAAAKSFPEIVDVHELTVLRAHDHVDLSCHCTLPDKLPMLRVHEVITGLEDRLKLECPEVNRVTIHPEPVTDNTR
- a CDS encoding ubiquinone/menaquinone biosynthesis methyltransferase translates to MPVSGAKPAGADNESSAAQAVQQMFNSIAPRYDLLNHVLSANIDRLWWRRTARRFRTILSNPDAAILDICCGTGDMTMALLKHRPTGARPVLAGDFARAMLSRGARKFAGRGAIALEADAMHLPLRSESLDLIVTAFGFRNLSNYEGGLREFHRVLKPGGQLGILDFSEPGGLIGKAYAIYFRRVLPAIGRMICGKDGPYNYLPTSVGNFPPPPQMLQMMRAVGYDDCAWQPYTFGIAGLYTATRT
- the aroB gene encoding 3-dehydroquinate synthase, encoding MQTIRVETPSARYDVFVGSGLLRSLAPRIERIAGRLPRRIFVLTSPEIWALWGKALSESFPEPPLALFLPAGEKHKNLVNVEKMARQMIAAGGDRSSLLIAFGGGIVGDVGGFLAAIFMRGIRYVQVPTTFLAQVDSSVGGKTGVNLPEGKNLIGSFHHPLAVFADIGVLGTLPDRELRSGLMESIKAGIIRDRTLVRFMEEHVDDVLRRDPKALEKVIAASVRMKADVVNRDERESGLRMILNFGHTLGHAIEQVTRYKALLHGEAVGWGMIAALHLAKKRGTISSRQGERLESLVYLYGPLPPLKLRPGKLVAASGSDKKNTGGVRRFVLPVGIGDAGVVEDVTPAELESAAAYMLARAAERHA
- a CDS encoding Crp/Fnr family transcriptional regulator; translation: MNNWTKFAMVAQPSNLLLTALSPSYRASLVARMRTVTLAPREIIYEADEVPKYAHFLTSGVASIVVSMSNGASTEVGLWGREGLVESFHLLGDARIPNRCIVQMESTALRMPFHELQREFHDCAELRNCVLQGVQSQTAIFGQLAGCNRLHEAEERLARWLLMVRDRTESDNFFITQEFLAVMLGSRRTTVTAAAGELQRRGLIHYSRGRIHVSDPEGLEQVACECYPTIRELYGSFYCGAPELDARMARPNTA
- a CDS encoding ferric reductase-like transmembrane domain-containing protein, which gives rise to MKNTGPIASPRKSRLQKRLLRHHLPLFLLSCASASALYFTRPYPDVLTRLSFSTAYPAMALLAITLLTGPWNILRRRTNPVSSDLRRDIGIWAGILGVIHTAVGQCVHLRGKPWLYYVYGPQEHHHGLRHDVFGFSNYAGALSVLLLAALLAMSNDWSLRRLGTRQWKSLQRWNYAVFALAAAHAIGYLVIEQQKLPFDTVIAICIAITLVMQALGFSKRFASKRAVSGPLMDGALRQPRP
- the nadB gene encoding L-aspartate oxidase, which codes for MNIGGISRARCDFLVMGAGVAGLRAALELAAHGDVLVVTKEAVKESNTHYAQGGIAVAENDSEDIALHLGDTVNAGDGLVHRPAAQVMVSEGPERVDELIEWGAHFDEENGRLLRTREAAHSLPRILHANGDATGAEISRSLATMARSHGSIRFAEWTCVTELVVSDGRVVGADLLDAGNNATRVCARAVLIAAGGAGQVYSDTTNPAVATGDGIALAAEAGAELADMEFYQFHPTAFSLEGAPRFLISEALRGEGAYLRNDRGERFMERYSPMLELAPRAVVARAVAREGMGERLDAVRPVYLDMRHVKGMDLQKRFPGISAFLAKYGLELQRDLIPVRPAAHYMMGGVKTDLDGRTTMPGLYAAGEAACTGVHGANRLASNSLLEGLVFGARAAKAMLADGPPSVGSPEPGAARTAMAPEDEELVSVVVQKLQRQMWSYAGLLRAEETLRLGLEGQGECEQVVERLLQEGKQSRALFEARAVSSVAKTILRSALARTESRGAHFRSDYPQRNDAEFQKHSIVGRGDEVVFEAW